A portion of the Lolium rigidum isolate FL_2022 chromosome 1, APGP_CSIRO_Lrig_0.1, whole genome shotgun sequence genome contains these proteins:
- the LOC124652129 gene encoding LRR receptor-like serine/threonine-protein kinase EFR produces MAPSYILVMLMATILLLIPFMAVSSIASSNDSDLAALEAFKSQLSDPLSILRNNWTSDVFFCRWIGVTCSRRYQGRVTALKLLDIPLQGELSPHLGNLSFLQVLNLTNTALTGPIPADPGRLARLRYLYLGHNNLTDIIPLTIGNLTMLQSMVLNFNQLSGQIPNELRNMRSLRYLSLERNYISGLIPNFSFDSMPILSRIYIHNNSLSGPIPSGIGSLRMLQLLDLRRNQLSGPVPPTIFNMSRLVAIGLASNDLTGHIPSNTSFSLPMLQVLALYDNKFKGEIPLDLAACQHLQILSIPGNLFVDVVPTWLAKLSQLTGISMGGNDLVGPIPAVLSNLTMLTLLDLSFSNLSGEVPVELGELTQLTKLHLSHNQLTGPIPDSLGNLSEILATLDLSSNNLSGTIPNYLANFTYLSYLNLSFNRLEGKIPVGGVFSNITLQALVGNVGLCGAPPVTIGAGLSVACLYLMNKKKHNKKPYVMASTGPISHRLVSYHEISRATKNFSEDNLLGAGSFGKVFKGQLDDGLVVAIKVLNMQVEQAVRSFDAECQVLRMARHRNLIHIFNTCSNLDFRALLLQYMSNGNLEAHLHTENRKPLGLIERLDIILGVSEAMDYLHHHHYQVVLHCDLKPSNVLFDENMTVHVADFGLAKLLLGNENSMVSTSTPGTIGYMAPGMSLNCNFLVSIFKMGLECSSDSPGQRPSMGDVVTRLKNIKKDYYAFMVATRSVQQQYRNGNV; encoded by the exons ATGGCTCCTTCCTACATTTTGGTCATGCTAATGGCCACCATCCTGTTGCTGATCCCGTTCATGGCTGTTTCATCTATTGCTTCAAGCAACGACAGCGACCTTGCGGCGCTGGAGGCTTTCAAGTCGCAGCTATCCGATCCCTTGTCCATCCTGAGAAATAACTGGACAAGCGATGTGTTCTTCTGCCGCTGGATCGGCGTGACGTGCAGCCGCCGTTACCAAGGGCGTGTCACTGCTTTGAAGCTGCTAGACATTCCCCTCCAAGGAGAGCTCAGCCCTCACCTCGGTAATCTCTCTTTCCTCCAAGTCCTCAACCTCACCAACACGGCCCTCACTGGTCCCATCCCAGCTGATCCTGGAAGATTAGCCCGTCTTAGATATCTTTATCTTGGCCACAATAATCTAACTGATATAATACCGCTTACTATAGGAAACCTCACCATGCTCCAATCCATGGTCCTAAATTTCAACCAGCTCTCTGGGCAGATCCCCAATGAGTTGCGGAACATGCGTAGCCTCAGGTACCTCTCTCTAGAAAGAAACTACATAAGCGGCCTGATACCTAATTTCTCATTCGACAGCATGCCTATACTAAGCCGCATATACATTCACAATAACAGTCTGTCTGGGCCAATACCATCTGGTATTGGTTCCTTGCGCATGCTCCAGCTTCTAGACTTGAGACGTAACCAACTCTCTGGTCCAGTACCACCAACCATCTTCAACATGTCTAGACTTGTCGCCATTGGTCTGGCCTCCAACGATCTAACTGGTCATATTCCTAGCAATACAAGTTTTAGTCTACCCATGTTACAAGTACTAGCTCTATATGATAACAAATTCAAGGGTGAAATTCCATTGGACCTTGCAGCGTGCCAGCATCTTCAGATACTTAGCATCCCGGGAAATCTATTTGTGGATGTGGTGCCGACATGGCTAGCTAAGCTATCTCAACTCACGGGGATTTCAATGGGTGGAAATGACCTCGTTGGCCCAATACCGGCTGTGCTCAGCAATCTTACCATGCTCACTTTGCTTGACCTTTCATTCTCCAACCTAAGCGGTGAGGTTCCGGTGGAATTGGGAGAACTGACGCAACTTACAAAACTGCACCTTTCCCATAATCAACTAACAGGCCCCATCCCAGATTCTCTTGGAAATTTGTCAGAAAT CTTGGCGACATTGGACCTATCATCGAACAATCTATCGGGAACAATACCGAACTACCTCGCTAACTTCACCTACCTTTCTTATCTGAACCTCTCCTTCAATAGGTTGGAAGGGAAAATACCAGTTGGAGGTGTTTTCTCAAACATTACCTTGCAAGCTTTGGTTGGAAATGTCGGGCTATGTGGTGCTCCTC CTGTCACCATTGGAGCTGGGTTATCTGTAGCTTGTTTGTATCTAATGAACAAAAAGAAACATAATAAGAAGCCATATGTGATGGCTTCTACTGGTCCGATTAGTCATAGGTTAGTATCATACCACGAGATTTCTCGTGCCACTAAAAATTTCAGTGAGGATAACCTACTCGGAGCAGGAAGTTTTGGAAAAGTTTTCAAGGGCCAGCTAGATGATGGTTTGGTGGTTGCGATAAAAGTGCTCAATATGCAAGTCGAGCAGGCCGTGAGGAGCTTTGATGCTGAATGTCAAGTGTTACGGATGGCTCGGCATCGCAACCTAATACATATATTTAATACCTGCTCCAACCTGGACTTCAGGGCATTGTTACTTCAGTACATGTCTAATGGTAACTTGGAGGCACACTTGCACACTGAAAATAGGAAACCATTAGGATTGATCGAGAGATTGGACATTATACTTGGTGTGTCAGAGGCAATGGATTATCTGCACCACCACCACTATCAAGTTGTCCTACACTGCGACTTGAAGCCTAGCAATGTGCTGTTCGATGAGAACATGACGGTGCATGTTGCCGACTTTGGCCTTGCAAAGTTACTTCTAGGCAATGAAAACTCCATGGTTTCAACAAGTACGCCTGGGACAATCGGGTACATGGCCCCAGGTATGTCTTTG AATTGCAATTTTCTCGTGTCGATATTCAAGATGGGTCTAGAGTGTTCCAGCGATTCCCCCGGCCAGAGGCCGAGCATGGGCGACGTGGTCACGAGGCTGAAGAACATCAAGAAGGATTATTATGCTTTCATGGTAGCAACTCGAAGTGTGCAGCAACAATACAGAAATGGTAATGTGTAG